A region of the Epinephelus fuscoguttatus linkage group LG22, E.fuscoguttatus.final_Chr_v1 genome:
ctgtgaggcaaattgtgagttgtgatattgggctttatagataaaattgatcgattgattgattgattgatagatatAAGAGTCAAATGTAAAAGAGAAACATTATACAACATGTCTGTCATGTTTTTAACTCGGTGGAATTCCCCGAAACAGTCAGGCTTTAGTTTCGATTTCCTGTAATAGGCCTACCAGCTCTGTTGAGACAGCACCCTCCACTGGCCTCAGCAGGGTACACTCAGATCCTGTTGAGTGAGGATCCCTGCTGCAAACCAAACTCCAGAAATTGAACTTCAGAATTCTCAGTAAAAGCTTGAATGGAAAAAAGCACTGGTAAAAACGTATGTGTTTGGAGAGAGAGAAGTtaaaactgtggagcatgtcCTCCATTGCTCCATTGTTCAGTCAGTTAATTTAAAATCAACAAGACCCTCACCTTTGTTGTAGTTAGTTTCATTTTGATTGTACCATTTTGTTGAGGAGGGTGCacttagggactgtttgttactcATGAGGGGGAGGGTGTGATGCAAAAAAGGgggtcaaataattttttaagcgCTAGGGAGGGACttgtgattttggttttggtttagGGAAGGGACACGCAACTtaaaatggttgtattttgtattccTCTTCAAACCATTGTGTTCTTTAAAGATTTCCAAAATAACCCCTTTTATCATAGCTacaaactgtgaaaacagaaattatcgtTGGATTTTCAAATATCTGACGATTCTTAAACACATTATATGTGACAAGCACTTCCGTCAGAAAAAAGACATAACCAACtctgagcttaaaatagtgGTAAgttatcaaaatcactttattctacacctcatttaaaaatataaaaaaagaattcCCACCTTAGCCACTCCTCCTCTGGTAACTAAGAACAATCCCTTAGTTTGTATTTGCTCATATGGCTGAAGACAAACGTGTGTTGAAAGAAGTCGTTCCATCGTGAGACTCCAGAACAGCTTTGTCGTTAACAACTTTCAAAAGCTGTTTCCTCATCTGGTGTTTTGATTGTGCTGGTGGACAGCGCTGTCTAACAATATCTCCTATAGGTGTTTGGTTGAGATTGAGACCTGCTGGCTGtgaattttaaacattttcaggCAATATATGCGTCATAGGAGTAAAGCAATTCATAACAAGTTACACTGAATTCAAAGTCATTTTCTTCTTTCGTTTACATCCCACCAGCAGATTAAATTGTTTACAGGGGAATTCTTTTCAGTTTAATTGTGGTCGGACCAGTTTAGCATAATTTCCCTCTCTGTGTTGCCACTAGGTCCGCCCAAGGTTCAGGTGTACAGCTATCAGCCAGGACAGTATGGCAAAGACAACATCCTGATCTGCCATGTGAGCAACTTCCACCCCCCTGACATCACCATCCAGCTCATGAAGAACGGACAGGAAATCCCCAAGGCCGAGCAGACTGACCTGGCCTTCGAGAAGGATTGGCACTTCCATCTGACCAAGAACGTTGCCTTCACACCCATGGACGGAGAGAAGTACAGCTGCAAGGTCACTCATGGGAAGACAGTGAAAGACTTTGCCTGGGGTGAGTTAGAACCAGCCAAAATGTTTGTGGAATGTCCTCGTAATCAATTGAAAATGGtctaataatagtaataaactAAGTGCATACCTATGTAAAGGTCCAAAAGTTCTCTAAAGAAAAAGAGAATATCaatgttattttattaatagagagttaaaaaaaaaaagtatcagaCGCAGGTCTGCCGCAAAATACAAAGTGCTAGACAATTATCAGTCATTTGCACTTGATAAACTAAATATCCATTAATACAAGGGAGGACACATCCCCTGGTAAACCCCAgttaattatataataatataattaacaTTTGGAGTAAATTATACAGCTCTGATTGTGTTATACATTGTGAATAATCATCGAAATTtttattatgggtccttgaaaaaaagtttttaaattttatccATGACATTGTGTGGGAACAATGTGGGACAGAAGTAGCTTTCAGTAATTGCATATTTGTATAGTATACTATATATCTGAACTAGTTTAAAAATACATGAGCCAAAGTGAAATTAAATGCACTGTAAAGCCTGTTAAAGTATATGGAGAAAAGATTTAGTGTAAATGTTGCTTCACCAGTTTTATGAGATATATACAAatgtctctttgtttgtttttgttttttttatagagTCAAACATGTAACGTGTCAGCAGAGGCCCTGATTGGTGGATTGGTGAGTACATGTCTTCATTGCATAGCATTCAGTGAAGCTACTTCACTCCTCTACACCAGGAGTGTCATACATGCGTGTAATGGCAGATGTTGATTTGTTATCTGCTATTTAATGTTGTGATTTTAATTTCTCTGCCCACAGACATGACAAATGCTTCGGCCCTGTTTGCAGCAGCTTTTCTTCTTCACCATCTACAATCAACATGATCAGTTTCTCCAGTGCTTCTCaaatttattttcacaaaaCATACGGGCAAACACATAACATATCAATTCTATTTAGGTGAATTTTCTCTTACCTTATGTGAGAGAATGCACGGGCTGCAGGGCATTtagtcatttgtaattttgcaCTGTGTTGCTTAGAAAACTTGCAACtaattttccatattttgatactgaaatgtgtgtttatgtattaaATTGAAGTTTGTCCAGCTTAAAACGTGTTTCTGTACACAAACTGTTCAGCTTTTTTGACTCTGTCCTTTACCTAAATGAGGCGATGTAATTGTAATTGGTCAGATTAATTACCGGTATGTTTAAACTGGTGTTCTTTCTCGACCAGATAGAAATGTGTTCTACAATTTTGATTTGTTATTTAAGGTATTTGTAAATGCcctgacaaaataaaagcctcttAAAAAGCCTGTGATGTCTTCATTTTGTAAACACAAACCTCTACAGTGTTTATAAGAGGGATACTGATCTATAAAATCTATGATCTGTTATCCTTATGGCTTTATGAAGAAGAAAACGGTCACACACCAGGGATCCATTAGGTGAATAAAGAAGTCTGTAAGTGTAAATCAATACAccatgattttttatttttcagttaagGGCTCCACTTAGACACATTTGACCTTCATTGCTATACAGTGGGCAGTCTGCTGCTGATTCTGCACATGAAATGACAGATTCTTTAAGGTCAATATTAAAACTTATTTTCTACCTAAGGAACGCTGTCCCTAAATGTATAGGCTCTCACTGTACATAATACTATTTTAGAAATATTGCTCTAGAGATTAAAAAGTTGCCTAAATGCGACCTCTCTGTATTGCAATACCGTCATTGTACATAGGTTTGAATTATCTTCTAGAGTGTCTTGTCATTTAGGTTATACagcttagttttattttttacttataTTATTACAATTTAGCTTTCTTTTAGCTTTTAAACTGTCAAGCATTAACACGACGTGAGAGGGAAAGCATTTTGATTCTTTTGTATGTCCTGCACATATAGTGAATTGACAATAAAAAACTTTTGAACTCGAACTTTAACGATCTATAATAATATGAGATATTTTTACAATCATATGATTAATATTTGGATGCTGGTTTTGTAATTACTTCAGGTTAATTATCACACTATAGCTGTAAACAAGCTATCTAAAATAGGTTTGTTGGCTTCACAGTTTGTTTGGCACACAGCTATTTTCTAGTCCTTGAAAGgttacagaaataaatatgtaacaTCAAGATGTTTGCCTTCTTGACCTGCACTCACCTACTATTTAAAACATctaagtaatttttttttggtgactgCAAAATTCCAGTTTGAtagtttaaaaagtaaaaaagaggTGCGTGGACTAAATGTTTTGTAAAACTGTTGGATGGAGATATTGGAAATGTGTTACTGAAGCTACTTCAGCTTTCAGCTACATTTTCATATAAGATGCGAAGTTCTGTGATGAGTGATGGTTGCTGGCTTCTCCACAAACAAGGGTCAAATGTGAGGGGGGTTGTTTGGTACACTGTTTTTGGGGTACCAGCCAATAGTTACAGTTACAGGTGTAACTGATGGTGTATCAGGTATAATCTGAATCATTTGCCAACGCCTCCCAACCCCACAGGCCCCAGTGGAACCGCACTgccctgcactgtctatatttatgccCCTAGACTCACTGCATCATCTTCAATATTTCTAAGCATCAAAAATACTGAGAAATGTCATGTAATTTGACAGGGTGACACACAATAGCAAAATAATGTTTTGGCACCTAGTAGCCTAAAAGCTGCTGGTTTGACTTCAGAAAAATGTCTAATTTTAGCTTAATTTTTTGTTCTACTTTACCTGAATTCATGAAGTACTCACTCAAACCCCTTTCCCATAACAAGTAAAGTGTAACATGGAAAATATTTTGATTATCAGACAAACAgttaataaaatgcaacatcCTAAAACCTCTATTGTTTTAACTGCAGTACTTTTATCACCCAAAAATAACAAATCAACATGCCACTTGCCACTTTTCACTCTTTGCTCTGCCCATCCTGGTCATTTCAGAccaataaaaaatattgtttcatgTTAAGCATATTTGTGGTAAGAAATCAGTTACATGTTTGCTGACTGGCTGCTAAAACCTTATTTGTTCCATTTTACCTGATGTCCCAAATTATCTGACTTCGCTCCTATTGTTTTGGCAAAAATGAATTAGTCCTGTTGATGAATTGCTTAAAATGTTGGTTCGTTTTTAAAATGGgcacattttttattaaatgttaatattttcttATTCATATTTGAGTTAAACATTTTGAATAGTTTCTTAATTTTTTAGTAACTAtagcattttaaaatgtgccAACCAATAAAACGTGTGCCAACCAACCTTGTGATTGGGCTGGTTTGCACAAATGTACATGACATAATCACAAATCACCTAATTTTATAAAGTATTATTGTACATCAAAACATATAGCTGAGACCTTAACCTTTCATTTCCTCCTGGTTAGTATTTGAATTTATGTTAGAATATATAAAGTGTGTCATTAGTGCGTGAGGAATGACAGCACTAAAACACCACATAACATATGAACTAGCAACTTgcagacaaatcaaacaaacatggagtGAGTCTGATGAAACTGCGccacagaaagacagcaacatGTCGGGGTAAGTTCTACCTAGTAACAAAACCTCTCGATTATTCCATTGGTTAGAATTCTGCCAAGGAAGAGGCCGAAACCTCCGGTGGGCGGGGTTAGCAGCGTTCCCTGGCTGGCCTCGCAGTTACACTGAAAAAGTCACTTTACTTTCGTTTTTGACAGCGAAGCAGCTAGTTAtacaaaaatattacattatCTTATAGAGACCAACTAAAGGCGAAATCATGAAGGCAGTTGTCTCCGCGGTTCTCGTCGGTCTGCTGTATCTTCTCCCGTCAATGGCTAAAGATGGTAAGTAATCTACTGTATTTGTATCAGCACCAAGATATTATCAAATGGCGCAGTGTTATTACACGGAGGGCCCTAAAATGGCTGGTAAGACCAGGCTGCTGGGTTTTTACAATAGGTAGCCTGTATGGTTAAGTGTCTACCTTTACACTAAAtgtgaagaaaagaaagaaataaaggaaaatTTTTGAGCGGTGTGTCAGAATAGTGCTAAACTATCACTTGAATTTAAAGGTCATGTTAATGTCTTCGAGGCGCTCTGACGTcgtaaatgtgaaaacaatagAGCTGCGACGGTGTGTATGGCGCGCCGATTGTTGACTGAAATTAACATCAACACTTCACCACATTTAGTTCCCAACAATGATTACAAAAGTGCTTTGGTTTCTTAAAAATGGTTTTTAACTAGATTTACAGTAGTATTGTGAACTTTGTCAAATTTACGCTAttatacgcacacacacacacacacacacacacacatatcaaatGTAATGCCAAAGTTAAATCTCAATGCTAATTTAAATGtcaaatctaaatataaatattaaatgtaaatgttaaatataaatattaaatcttaATGTTAAATTGTTAATCTATGTGCTTGGTTAAACTAAATGTTTAGCTAATAGGTAATTTAACACTGCTAGATATAGATTTAgaatttatgtatgtatttagaTTCAATGTTTAGATTTAAATTAAACACTTTGATTTAGTATTGGAATTATATGTaaccttttatttttacaagaaAAGTAAATATGTCAAAGTTCACATTTTGCTGTCAGTCTGGTAaaaaagtgacatcactttttgAAACGTTGTGGTGAAATCTTATTTTCAACAAATCCTCTCTGTACATGTGtgaacatttttctgtttcttggTAGCTTCACCCATAGTTCAGGTGTACAGTCGAGAACCAGGAGAGTTTGGCAAACCCAACACCCTGATCTGTCATGTGAGCGGCTTCCACCCACCAGAAATCACCATCGAGCTTCTCAAGGATGGAAAGGAGATTCCCGGAGGAAAGCAGACTGACCTGGCCTTCGAAGAGAACTGGCACTACCACCTAACCAAACATGTGCGCTTTACCCCAATCAAAGGAGAGCAGTTTTCCTGCAAAGTGACTCATATGGGAAAGATCAGAAATTTCGAGTGGGGTATGTATCTGTCTCTGATGGTTTTTCTTTGTCTACAGTCTGCCATGAGTGTTAGGTTTACCATGTAAGTATGTTATTTTAGAATGAGAAGACGTAGCCAATAGATGATTCACAGACTGCTACATTTTATACAGTAACATGCTTTACATTACGCTATGCCACGACATTACTATATTATACAATATACATATGAGatatgacatactgtatatatcatATACAGCTATATCTGCTTCATAATAATATTGACAGAAATATAGATTATATAGATACCACTATATCATgtataagataaaataaataaccttTTTCTTGTTCTCTCACCCAATAGCTCCATGCTATGACTGTTTGTTACTAGGGCctgaccgatatggattttttggggccGATGCCGATTCCGATatcatggaataaaaaaaatccaataacaGATATGTTGGCTGattaaatgtttatgtttttcaatttaaaaaaacccaaaatacctgcttttgatggattaaatatagttcaaacactcgttacaaagatataaattgaaggaagaacattttactcttttcaaatactttttttatcataaattgtgtggaacaagcagcatatgaacAGTTTGAACacacaataaatcaaaaatatgatgtgcataaaggcagtaaacctctgggaagtaaaataatcatgcaaagtctatatgaattaagacattcacatgtatgttcacagtaccagagttcttcttattattgccaatttaacagaggtaggacatcatttctaagtaaaacacCATAATCCCTGCCCCTTTATTAAAGGGTGAAATATGATGAAAATATGTGTCAACATTAGCATCAATTGGCCAACTTTTGGCCGATTGCCGATTATTCTCCAATGGCTATAATCGGCCAATTAAATTGGTCGGGCCCTATTTGTTACTActtttaattaactttttaagactttagaaaaaaataaaacgaaCTGAAACAATATTGTGTGCTTACAAAATTaactaaaatacaataaaaatatacagtaaatatttagttttagGTTTGGAAAACCTATTCTGAACTAAATAAATTTTGCCCCTTACAGATATCCCCcatattatataaaaaaaaaaattaaaactgaatattttatgcCTCCGCACCTGTCAAAGCTGTGGCCAGCGGCACTACGTTTTCGGGTTGTTTGTCCATCCATTCGtccatcccatccttgtgaacgtgatatctcaataACGCCTCATGggaaattcttcaaatttggcacaaatgtccacttggacttagcAATGTACTTAAAAGTTTTGGTGATCATaggtcaaagtcagtgtgaccttgtctgtctcattttcatttacatgATATAACAAGAACACCctcagaattaaaaaaaaaatgaatttgacacaaatgcaCCTGGActtaagaataaactgattagaagtTTGTGGTCGAAggatgtgtgtatatatatatatatatatatatatatatatatccattcATACAATATACTTTACATTGTTTTAacatctgggaaaaaaaagtcattttgaaGGCGTGGCGGCTTTTATTTTGCCGTGGCAGTGCGCCACGATCAATTACATGTAGAGGAAACCCTGTCCTCTTTGTTGTCGGGGGGACAATGTGTGTCGAGCATCCATGATTTCACTGTCACGGAAAGCAAACCCATTctggaaactgaaactaaaccggactgaaaacaagaattagaaatcaaaaatcaagtttCTATTCTGTGTTGTTACACGGTTACCAACCAAGTTCTAAGATACTTAACTCTATTAGATTAAATTAGACTACTGAAAAAATATGAACTGTTTTATCAGTTACCCTGATGATATGTCACAAGTACAGCATGTGTTTCAGGCTGTAATTTCAGTTGTTGTGGAAAAAACACTACTGTGCACTTGCAGCATCTACACTGTCCTTAAGTGAGGTGCTAGAAAGAACAGGTTCTCAACATGTTTCTCTTTATTTCCACAGAATCAGATATGTAAGCTCTTTGCTCCGGCTTACTACAGGTGTGTACCATTTTCATTCTCATTATTCAATTCAGTAAACAAGTCATTTGTGCAGTTTTTGTGTGAGTGATCCTGATTTATCCTTTTCTCTATAACCACAGGGCTTTCGCACGGTCTCAGGAAGACGAAGACGATAGGAATAATTGGCCTTCAGACCTTTTCAGTCTTGACAACATGAACTTTCTAAATGGGTCTCTTGTGTTTGTTAATGCAGTAGCTGACAAGGAAACTATAATTTTTTATAGTTTCCTTGATAGCTAACAGGAAGCaaacagggaccaaagttgttgccctagcaacagtACAGCAATGAAAAGGTTGATAATCTTGGGTTTTACTGGGAATGTTTGAGCATCAGCAAATCGGAGAAAAGATTGCGCTTCAAAATccgctgtgtttttgtatgagAAATAATAAATGGCAGTAAAGCTTCATTAAGTAGTTGTTGACCACTGGATGTGTCTTTTAGTGTGCAACCAGCCTGAAACTGATCCTGTTAATCATAACTAAGGTATAGGGTATGTGATGTATGAATGGCCAGTCTGTTCTCCAAAATAATGTGCTTGAACAAAAATATTGCCAAGtcttagggctgctgtgaaactgcaccTACttaatgcaataaaaataattgtcttGTGTGTATCGACGCAATAGACAAACAAGAATGGACGGCAGAGGAGATGCTTGCACACCAATGTAACAGGGCTAGAAAGCCACAGAAGGTCCACAGGCT
Encoded here:
- the LOC125883031 gene encoding beta-2-microglobulin-like — encoded protein: MDKILVMCLAALVALTCAEESKHSPPKVQVYSYQPGQYGKDNILICHVSNFHPPDITIQLMKNGQEIPKAEQTDLAFEKDWHFHLTKNVAFTPMDGEKYSCKVTHGKTVKDFAWESNM
- the LOC125883032 gene encoding beta-2-microglobulin-like is translated as MKAVVSAVLVGLLYLLPSMAKDASPIVQVYSREPGEFGKPNTLICHVSGFHPPEITIELLKDGKEIPGGKQTDLAFEENWHYHLTKHVRFTPIKGEQFSCKVTHMGKIRNFEWESDM